Proteins encoded within one genomic window of Cyprinus carpio isolate SPL01 chromosome B22, ASM1834038v1, whole genome shotgun sequence:
- the LOC109046556 gene encoding NGFI-A-binding protein 1-like isoform X3 yields the protein MSVLLPRSLGELQLYRILQKANLLCYYEAFIQQGGDDVQQLCEAGEEEFLEIMALVGMATKPLHVRRLQKALRDWVTNPSIFNQPLTSLPVCSIPVYKLPESSHSNGQHNQLAVPRALLPTSPSPGRLDLSRDGTPGCSPLQGASESRFWGSESEHSLSPSGACSPCSPLDALDALDSAAVQCVMECVERLAQTLPKSDPTEVKEHIRANKKLSKMIGHICEMSEDNPQKEAEIRKYSAIYGRFDSKRRDGRQLTMHEVGSNAKLTVNEASAQLCMKDLSLLTRRDELFSLARQISREVTYKYTRRSSRSHCGDEDEPSPKRIKSEDGVYDLQEALHVLHTRQETVREQLAIAKSKGEETIRHSLQVQLDSLLAKQVELLRDAAVQERLKSLDWRIPTAALKYLTPTAQHCNSGLSHLSGERPLNLRLTDVPLGRQLANELKRHHKQNAEERHHNQQTSEERMVAATENGSQKEPGLLDKRTIKSEPEDSR from the exons ATGTCAGTGCTGCTGCCACGTTCCTTGGGCGAGCTGCAACTGTACCGGATCCTGCAGAAGGCCAACTTGCTCTGCTACTACGAAGCCTTCATCCAGCAGGGCGGCGACGATGTGCAGCAGCTCTGTGAGGCTGGCGAGGAAGAGTTCCTCGAGATCATGGCCCTTGTCGGAATGGCGACCAAACCCCTTCACGTTCGAAGACTCCAGAAGGCTCTACGGGATTGGGTCACCAACCCTTCCATCTTCAACCAACCATTGACGTCTCTTCCCGTTTGCAGTATACCGGTGTACAAGCTACCCGAAAGTTCCCACAGCAACGGGCAACACAACCAGCTTGCTGTTCCGAGAGCATTATTACCCACAAGCCCCAGTCCTGGAAGACTGGATCTCAGCAGGGACGGGACACCAGGGTGCTCCCCGCTGCAAGGGGCTAGCGAGAGTCGTTTTTGGGGAAGCGAGAGCGAGCACAGCCTATCTCCATCTGGAGCTTGTTCCCCCTGTTCACCCCTCGACGCTCTCGACGCTCTCGATTCTGCTGCTGTCCAGTGCGTGATGGAGTGCGTAGAGCGACTAGCCCAAACATTGCCCAAGAGCGACCCCACAGAAGTCAAAGAACACATCCGCGCCAATAAGAAGCTCAGCAAGATGATCGGCCATATCTGCGAGATGAGCGAAGACAATCCACAGAAGGAGGCGGAGATTAGGAAATACAGCGCCATCTATGGACGGTTCGATTCCAAGAGGCGGGACGGCCGGCAGCTTACGATGCACGAGGTTGGTTCGAATGCTAAG CTAACGGTCAACGAAGCATCCGCTCAGCTGTGCATGAAAGATCTGTCGCTGCTGACCCGAAGAGATGAACTTTTCTCGCTGGCCAGGCAGATTTCACGTGAAGTTACCTACAAATACACCCGCAGGAGCAGCAG GTCCCACTGTGGTGATGAAGATGAACCATCTCCCAAGAGGATCAAATCTGAA GATGGTGTGTATGATTTACAGGAGGCTCTTCACGTTCTTCATACGCGTCAAGAGACGGTGAGAGAACAGCTCGCAATTGCCAAATCTAAAGGAGAGGAGACAATCAGACATAGTCTGCAG GTACAGCTGGACTCTCTGTTGGCCAAGCAGGTGGAGCTCTTGCGTGACGCTGCCGTTCAAGAAAGATTAAAATCATTGGACTGGCGGATTCCAACTGCAGCACTGAAATACCTCACTCCCACTGCTCAACACTGCAACAGCGGCCTCTCACATCTCTCTG GCGAGAGACCCCTAAACTTGCGCCTGACAGATGTGCCGCTGGGTAGGCAATTAGCCAATGAGCTCAAACGACATCACAAACAGAACGCAGAGGAACGACATCATAACCAACAGACGTCCGAAGAGAGAATGGTGGCGGCCACAG aAAATGGGTCTCAGAAGGAGCCCGGGCTTCTGGACAAGAGAACCATCAAATCAGAACCAGAGGACTCCAGATAA
- the LOC109046555 gene encoding major facilitator superfamily domain-containing protein 6-A-like isoform X1 yields MADDRVAILTDDEEELKRRNLERFDRLSLEIQSDQPSQSSADKVPNDTAPTPSVQHDMSCCERLFLRVNPHLLVSKVFYLFFYAAYGSLHPLLALYYKQLGMNPTQSGLLVGIRYFIEFCSAPFWGIVADRFRKGKAVLLFSMLCWVLFNSGIGIVQPADMKCKEENLLTTTAMVPTVHTTTSNETFYLNTSSIPTTNQMRRRRDLIRLYPWRTILHSIQSSGYNSEHRFKRDSNSSFTVAPDELANTTQSDQTTITRPEPSTSGSTPAPNTTSGSTIQSTTTKPNQTPEYNKDQVHSIFLLILLVVIIGEFFSAPAITIVDTVTLQYLGPHRDRYGLQRMWGSLGWGIAMLCVGIWIDHTSTNLVIGNKECFMENYKNYHTAFIVFGVLMGIALIVATQFKFDVQHQNTIEGNEVGNQQQNAQTRGSPGMENSETPTIVQVEEFHFWDLMRLLCGIQYSTVLFVAWFMGFGYGFVFTFLYWHLQDLTGTTTLFGVCSVLSHLSELAAYFTSHKFIELVGHIRVLYIGLACNTARYLYISYLKNAWTVLPMEVLQGITHASVWAACISYLSAAVPPSLRTSAQGILQGLHLGLGRGCGAMVGGVFVNYFGAAETFRGIGMTSLVILLIFSLIMCITGQNEKKEDKMLAENIPIASSPVPIATIDLVQNTTDVAAPARPEPKLPARKTRHQEEQEDLNKPAWVASGSPWVTVVLLVYQIRDMVVIAKTHVEVQPLQVTQKKLRGRW; encoded by the exons ATGGCTGATGACCGCGTAGCCATCTTAACTGACGATGAAGAGGAGCTGAAGAGGAGAAACCTCGAACGCTTCGACCGTCTGTCACTTGAGATTCAATCAGATCAACCTTCGCAATCATCTGCGGACAAAGTACCTAATGATACAGCACCGACTCCATCTGTTCAGCATGACATGAGCTGCTGTGAACGATTGTTCCTACGGGTCAACCCCCACCTTCTTGTGtcaaaagtgttttatttgttcttttatgCTGCATATGGTTCCCTCCATCCACTTCTTGCTTTGTACTACAAGCAGCTGGGTATGAATCCCACCCAAAGTGGTCTCCTAGTGGGAATTCGTTATTTCATTGAGTTCTGTAGCGCCCCTTTTTGGGGCATTGTCGCAGATCGTTTCAGGAAAGGTAAAGCAGTCTTATTGTTCTCAATGTTATGCTGGGTCCTCTTCAATTCTGGGATTGGCATTGTGCAGCCAGCGGACATGAAGTGTAAAGAGGAGAACCTCCTGACAACCACAGCTATGGTACCGACTGTCCACACTACCACATCTAACGAGACATTCTACCTCAACACCAGTTCCATCCCGACAACAAATCAGATGAGACGCCGCAGGGATCTGATTAGACTCTACCCTTGGCGAACCATTCTTCACTCCATTCAGTCTTCAGGCTACAACTCTGAACACCGATTCAAACGGGATTCCAACTCAAGTTTCACAGTGGCACCTGATGAATTGGCTAACACAACCCAATCTGACCAAACCACCATCACAAGGCCTGAGCCAAGCACATCTGGCTCAACACCAGCCCCAAACACCACGTCTGGCAGCACTATTCAGAGTACTacaaccaaaccaaaccaaactccTGAATATAACAAGGACCAGGTTCATTCCATTTTTCTGCTGATTCTGCTCGTCGTCATCATTGGCGAGTTTTTCAGTGCTCCAGCCATTACCATTGTGGATAca gTGACTCTGCAATATCTGGGTCCACACCGTGACCGCTACGGTCTCCAGCGCATGTGGGGATCTCTAGGCTGGGGTATAGCCATGCTCTGTGTCGGCATCTGGATCGACCACACTAGCACTAACCTTGTCATCGGCAACAAGGAGTGCTTCATGGAAAATTACAAGAACTACCACACTGCCTTCATTGTGTTTGGCGTATTAATGGGAATAGCTTTGATCGTTGCCACTCAGTTTAAGTTTGATGTTCAGCACCAAAACACGATTGAAGGGAACGAGGTCGGCAACCAGCAGCAAAACGCCCAAACTAGAGGTTCCCCTGGAATGGAGAACTCTGAGACCCCAACAATTGTCCAAGTCGAGGAGTTCCACTTCTGGGACTTGATGCGACTGCTGTGTGGCATACAGTACAGCACTGTGTTATTTGTGGCCTGGTTCATGGGCTTCGGCTATGGGTTTGTTTTCACTTTCCTTTACTGGCATTTACAGGACCTGACAGGAACCACAACGCTGTTTGGTGTTTGCTCTGTCCTAAGTCACTTGTCAGAGCTTGCTGCCTATTTTACCAGCCATAAATTCATCGAACTGGTGGGACACATCAG AGTTTTGTACATCGGCCTGGCCTGCAACACAGCACGCTACCTCTATATCTCGTATCTGAAGAATGCCTGGACTGTGCTGCCCATGGAAGTGCTGCAAG GCATAACGCATGCATCCGTGTGGGCGGCGTGTATCTCATATTTGAGCGCGGCTGTACCTCCGTCTCTTCGGACATCTGCTCAGGGCATCCTGCAGGGTCTCCACCTTGGGCTGGGCAGGGGCTGTGGGGCGATGGTCGGCGGGGTATTTGTCAACTACTTTG GTGCTGCCGAAACATTCAGGGGAATAGGAATGACCTCACTTGTTATTTTGCTCATCTTTTCATTGATTATGTGCATCACTGGCCAGAATGAGAAAAAAG AGGACAAGATGCTAGCAGAGAACATTCCTATCGCGTCCAGTCCTGTTCCCATAGCGACCATTGACCTGGTTCAGAACACAACAGACGTGGCGGCACCCGCTCGACCTGAACCCAAACTTCCGGCTCGGAAAACACGGCaccaggaggagcaggaggatCTGAACAAGCCCGCTTGGGTTGCCTCTGGTTCGCCGTGGGTTACAGTCGTTCTACTGGTTTACCAAATCAGAGACATGGTTGTCATTGCAAAGACCCATGTTGAAGTCCAGCCCCTTCAGGTAACGCAGAAGAAACTAAGAGGACGATGGTGA
- the LOC109046556 gene encoding NGFI-A-binding protein 1-like isoform X1 — MQLTSEYPRTREEQTVQRETAPMSIQQTFSPSREAERCLETAASTGSSRAHQLRKRAMSVLLPRSLGELQLYRILQKANLLCYYEAFIQQGGDDVQQLCEAGEEEFLEIMALVGMATKPLHVRRLQKALRDWVTNPSIFNQPLTSLPVCSIPVYKLPESSHSNGQHNQLAVPRALLPTSPSPGRLDLSRDGTPGCSPLQGASESRFWGSESEHSLSPSGACSPCSPLDALDALDSAAVQCVMECVERLAQTLPKSDPTEVKEHIRANKKLSKMIGHICEMSEDNPQKEAEIRKYSAIYGRFDSKRRDGRQLTMHEVGSNAKLTVNEASAQLCMKDLSLLTRRDELFSLARQISREVTYKYTRRSSRSHCGDEDEPSPKRIKSEDGVYDLQEALHVLHTRQETVREQLAIAKSKGEETIRHSLQVQLDSLLAKQVELLRDAAVQERLKSLDWRIPTAALKYLTPTAQHCNSGLSHLSGERPLNLRLTDVPLGRQLANELKRHHKQNAEERHHNQQTSEERMVAATENGSQKEPGLLDKRTIKSEPEDSR, encoded by the exons ATGCAGCTTACATCGGAATATCCCCGCACAAGAGAGGAACAGACAGTGCAAAGAGAGACAGCACCGATGAGCATTCAACAGACTTTCTCTCCTTCGCGAGAGGCGGAGCGCTGCCTCGAGACAGCGGCCAGCACCGGGAGCAGTCGCGCGCACCAGCTGCGAAAGAGAG CCATGTCAGTGCTGCTGCCACGTTCCTTGGGCGAGCTGCAACTGTACCGGATCCTGCAGAAGGCCAACTTGCTCTGCTACTACGAAGCCTTCATCCAGCAGGGCGGCGACGATGTGCAGCAGCTCTGTGAGGCTGGCGAGGAAGAGTTCCTCGAGATCATGGCCCTTGTCGGAATGGCGACCAAACCCCTTCACGTTCGAAGACTCCAGAAGGCTCTACGGGATTGGGTCACCAACCCTTCCATCTTCAACCAACCATTGACGTCTCTTCCCGTTTGCAGTATACCGGTGTACAAGCTACCCGAAAGTTCCCACAGCAACGGGCAACACAACCAGCTTGCTGTTCCGAGAGCATTATTACCCACAAGCCCCAGTCCTGGAAGACTGGATCTCAGCAGGGACGGGACACCAGGGTGCTCCCCGCTGCAAGGGGCTAGCGAGAGTCGTTTTTGGGGAAGCGAGAGCGAGCACAGCCTATCTCCATCTGGAGCTTGTTCCCCCTGTTCACCCCTCGACGCTCTCGACGCTCTCGATTCTGCTGCTGTCCAGTGCGTGATGGAGTGCGTAGAGCGACTAGCCCAAACATTGCCCAAGAGCGACCCCACAGAAGTCAAAGAACACATCCGCGCCAATAAGAAGCTCAGCAAGATGATCGGCCATATCTGCGAGATGAGCGAAGACAATCCACAGAAGGAGGCGGAGATTAGGAAATACAGCGCCATCTATGGACGGTTCGATTCCAAGAGGCGGGACGGCCGGCAGCTTACGATGCACGAGGTTGGTTCGAATGCTAAG CTAACGGTCAACGAAGCATCCGCTCAGCTGTGCATGAAAGATCTGTCGCTGCTGACCCGAAGAGATGAACTTTTCTCGCTGGCCAGGCAGATTTCACGTGAAGTTACCTACAAATACACCCGCAGGAGCAGCAG GTCCCACTGTGGTGATGAAGATGAACCATCTCCCAAGAGGATCAAATCTGAA GATGGTGTGTATGATTTACAGGAGGCTCTTCACGTTCTTCATACGCGTCAAGAGACGGTGAGAGAACAGCTCGCAATTGCCAAATCTAAAGGAGAGGAGACAATCAGACATAGTCTGCAG GTACAGCTGGACTCTCTGTTGGCCAAGCAGGTGGAGCTCTTGCGTGACGCTGCCGTTCAAGAAAGATTAAAATCATTGGACTGGCGGATTCCAACTGCAGCACTGAAATACCTCACTCCCACTGCTCAACACTGCAACAGCGGCCTCTCACATCTCTCTG GCGAGAGACCCCTAAACTTGCGCCTGACAGATGTGCCGCTGGGTAGGCAATTAGCCAATGAGCTCAAACGACATCACAAACAGAACGCAGAGGAACGACATCATAACCAACAGACGTCCGAAGAGAGAATGGTGGCGGCCACAG aAAATGGGTCTCAGAAGGAGCCCGGGCTTCTGGACAAGAGAACCATCAAATCAGAACCAGAGGACTCCAGATAA
- the LOC109046555 gene encoding major facilitator superfamily domain-containing protein 6-A-like isoform X2, producing the protein MEVLQGITHASVWAACISYLSAAVPPSLRTSAQGILQGLHLGLGRGCGAMVGGVFVNYFGAAETFRGIGMTSLVILLIFSLIMCITGQNEKKEDKMLAENIPIASSPVPIATIDLVQNTTDVAAPARPEPKLPARKTRHQEEQEDLNKPAWVASGSPWVTVVLLVYQIRDMVVIAKTHVEVQPLQVTQKKLRGRW; encoded by the exons ATGGAAGTGCTGCAAG GCATAACGCATGCATCCGTGTGGGCGGCGTGTATCTCATATTTGAGCGCGGCTGTACCTCCGTCTCTTCGGACATCTGCTCAGGGCATCCTGCAGGGTCTCCACCTTGGGCTGGGCAGGGGCTGTGGGGCGATGGTCGGCGGGGTATTTGTCAACTACTTTG GTGCTGCCGAAACATTCAGGGGAATAGGAATGACCTCACTTGTTATTTTGCTCATCTTTTCATTGATTATGTGCATCACTGGCCAGAATGAGAAAAAAG AGGACAAGATGCTAGCAGAGAACATTCCTATCGCGTCCAGTCCTGTTCCCATAGCGACCATTGACCTGGTTCAGAACACAACAGACGTGGCGGCACCCGCTCGACCTGAACCCAAACTTCCGGCTCGGAAAACACGGCaccaggaggagcaggaggatCTGAACAAGCCCGCTTGGGTTGCCTCTGGTTCGCCGTGGGTTACAGTCGTTCTACTGGTTTACCAAATCAGAGACATGGTTGTCATTGCAAAGACCCATGTTGAAGTCCAGCCCCTTCAGGTAACGCAGAAGAAACTAAGAGGACGATGGTGA
- the LOC109046556 gene encoding NGFI-A-binding protein 1-like isoform X2 → MQLTSEYPRTREEQTVQRETAPMSIQQTFSPSREAERCLETAASTGSSRAHQLRKRAMSVLLPRSLGELQLYRILQKANLLCYYEAFIQQGGDDVQQLCEAGEEEFLEIMALVGMATKPLHVRRLQKALRDWVTNPSIFNQPLTSLPVCSIPVYKLPESSHSNGQHNQLAVPRALLPTSPSPGRLDLSRDGTPGCSPLQGASESRFWGSESEHSLSPSGACSPCSPLDALDALDSAAVQCVMECVERLAQTLPKSDPTEVKEHIRANKKLSKMIGHICEMSEDNPQKEAEIRKYSAIYGRFDSKRRDGRQLTMHELTVNEASAQLCMKDLSLLTRRDELFSLARQISREVTYKYTRRSSRSHCGDEDEPSPKRIKSEDGVYDLQEALHVLHTRQETVREQLAIAKSKGEETIRHSLQVQLDSLLAKQVELLRDAAVQERLKSLDWRIPTAALKYLTPTAQHCNSGLSHLSGERPLNLRLTDVPLGRQLANELKRHHKQNAEERHHNQQTSEERMVAATENGSQKEPGLLDKRTIKSEPEDSR, encoded by the exons ATGCAGCTTACATCGGAATATCCCCGCACAAGAGAGGAACAGACAGTGCAAAGAGAGACAGCACCGATGAGCATTCAACAGACTTTCTCTCCTTCGCGAGAGGCGGAGCGCTGCCTCGAGACAGCGGCCAGCACCGGGAGCAGTCGCGCGCACCAGCTGCGAAAGAGAG CCATGTCAGTGCTGCTGCCACGTTCCTTGGGCGAGCTGCAACTGTACCGGATCCTGCAGAAGGCCAACTTGCTCTGCTACTACGAAGCCTTCATCCAGCAGGGCGGCGACGATGTGCAGCAGCTCTGTGAGGCTGGCGAGGAAGAGTTCCTCGAGATCATGGCCCTTGTCGGAATGGCGACCAAACCCCTTCACGTTCGAAGACTCCAGAAGGCTCTACGGGATTGGGTCACCAACCCTTCCATCTTCAACCAACCATTGACGTCTCTTCCCGTTTGCAGTATACCGGTGTACAAGCTACCCGAAAGTTCCCACAGCAACGGGCAACACAACCAGCTTGCTGTTCCGAGAGCATTATTACCCACAAGCCCCAGTCCTGGAAGACTGGATCTCAGCAGGGACGGGACACCAGGGTGCTCCCCGCTGCAAGGGGCTAGCGAGAGTCGTTTTTGGGGAAGCGAGAGCGAGCACAGCCTATCTCCATCTGGAGCTTGTTCCCCCTGTTCACCCCTCGACGCTCTCGACGCTCTCGATTCTGCTGCTGTCCAGTGCGTGATGGAGTGCGTAGAGCGACTAGCCCAAACATTGCCCAAGAGCGACCCCACAGAAGTCAAAGAACACATCCGCGCCAATAAGAAGCTCAGCAAGATGATCGGCCATATCTGCGAGATGAGCGAAGACAATCCACAGAAGGAGGCGGAGATTAGGAAATACAGCGCCATCTATGGACGGTTCGATTCCAAGAGGCGGGACGGCCGGCAGCTTACGATGCACGAG CTAACGGTCAACGAAGCATCCGCTCAGCTGTGCATGAAAGATCTGTCGCTGCTGACCCGAAGAGATGAACTTTTCTCGCTGGCCAGGCAGATTTCACGTGAAGTTACCTACAAATACACCCGCAGGAGCAGCAG GTCCCACTGTGGTGATGAAGATGAACCATCTCCCAAGAGGATCAAATCTGAA GATGGTGTGTATGATTTACAGGAGGCTCTTCACGTTCTTCATACGCGTCAAGAGACGGTGAGAGAACAGCTCGCAATTGCCAAATCTAAAGGAGAGGAGACAATCAGACATAGTCTGCAG GTACAGCTGGACTCTCTGTTGGCCAAGCAGGTGGAGCTCTTGCGTGACGCTGCCGTTCAAGAAAGATTAAAATCATTGGACTGGCGGATTCCAACTGCAGCACTGAAATACCTCACTCCCACTGCTCAACACTGCAACAGCGGCCTCTCACATCTCTCTG GCGAGAGACCCCTAAACTTGCGCCTGACAGATGTGCCGCTGGGTAGGCAATTAGCCAATGAGCTCAAACGACATCACAAACAGAACGCAGAGGAACGACATCATAACCAACAGACGTCCGAAGAGAGAATGGTGGCGGCCACAG aAAATGGGTCTCAGAAGGAGCCCGGGCTTCTGGACAAGAGAACCATCAAATCAGAACCAGAGGACTCCAGATAA